One Megalops cyprinoides isolate fMegCyp1 chromosome 17, fMegCyp1.pri, whole genome shotgun sequence DNA window includes the following coding sequences:
- the si:ch73-21k16.5 gene encoding dihydroxyacetone phosphate acyltransferase, protein MENSVQFMELNGWEHFRDILEERRRSSDLSHALRSFNPQPYKGMQPRSSSALNRTVLESQYLRYVIQQMSAENGEPSEVIREEAAGILEEMSQNLQLGFIRFLGFTLSKVFKRLFRRIHVNDEGLQRLQQAIQEYPVVLMPNHRSYVDFLVLSYILFTYDISIPVIAAGIPLMGMKLVGEIFRRSGAFFIRRAIGADKLYWAVLSEYVRTIVRTGYAPIEFYVEGLRSRSLKSLTPKLGMMHMVIEPFFKGEVYDISLVPISISYDRVLEESLLAHELLGVPKPKESTMGLLKARKVLNEDYGTMHVCFGHPVSVRELAKGKIDRRQYNLVPRDLPVRPSEDCQAFVNTTAHTIVHLQEENMVLSPWSLMATILMQNLEGMDWDSLARQTQWLKELALGFGAHLDWPGHMPCSEVMSSSLSLHRSVARCEAGRVLLVEEEPQGTGSPEEGVFRKAVTVLMCASYRNQALHVFVRPAVLAVAMRTAASSRREDIFTCFRFLQEVFSNEFIFIPGRGGEDFEEACSLLKKCGAVQIMDQDITVMEGGHSTMAFLRAILEPYVEAYQVVFRYLCDESSPVFTEKEFVPAVRSHALKLMLSGALESYDVLSSDTQKNVLTALLRLDAVTKSRRAEKMEFRVNKAVINRIGDTLAGRITPPTASHSRL, encoded by the exons GTTCAGTTTATGGAATTGAACGGGTGGGAGCACTTTCGAGATATCCTAGAGGAGAGGAGGCGGTCCAGTGACCTGAGCCATGCCCTGAGGAGCTTTAACCCACAGCCGTACAAGGGCATGCAGCCCCGCTCTTCCAGTGCCCTAAACAGGACTGTACTGGAGTCACAATACCTGCGCTATGTCATTCAACAG atgtctGCGGAGAACGGTGAGCCTTCAGAGGTGATCAGAGAGGAGGCTGCTGGGATACTGGAGGAAATGTCTCAGAACCTGCAGCTGGGCTTCATCCGATTCCTGGGCTTCACCTTGAGCAAAGTCTTCAAGAGGCTGTTTCGCAGGATCCACGTTAATGACGAGGGCCTGCAGAGG CTTCAGCAAGCCATTCAGGAGTATCCGGTGGTGTTGATGCCCAATCACAGGAGCTATGTGGACTTCCTGGTGCTCTCCTACATCCTCTTCACCTATGACATCTCTATTCCTGTCATTGCTGCTGGAATCC CTCTGATGGGGATGAAACTGGTTGGGGAGATCTTTCGCAGGTCAGGGGCTTTCTTCATACGCCGCGCTATCGGGGCAGACAAGCTGTACTGGGCAGTGCTCTCAGAGTACGTCCGAACAATCGTACGG ACGGGATACGCTCCGATTGAGTTCTACGTAGAGGGGTTACGAAGCCGAAGCCTGAAGTCTTTGACTCCCAAGTTAG GGATGATGCACATGGTAATAGAGCCTTTCTTCAAGGGCGAGGTGTATGACATCAGCCTGGTGCCCATCAGCATTAGCTATGACCGCGTGCTGGAAGAGTCCCTGCTGGCCCATGAGCTTCTGGGTGTTCCCAAGCCTAAAGAGTCGACCATG GGGCTTTTGAAAGCCAGAAAAGTTCTCAATGAGGATTATGGCACCATGCATGTTTGCTTCGGCCATCCTGTCTCAGTGCGAGAACTGGCCAAGGGGAAGATTGATCGCAGACAGTACAATTTGGTCCCCAG GGACCTTCCCGTGAGGCCCAGTGAGGACTGCCAGGCATTTGTGAACACCACGGCTCACACGATAGTGCACTTGCAGGAGGAGAATATGGTTTTGAGTCCATGGAGCCTAATGGCCACCATCCTGATGCAGAACCTGGAGGGCATGGACTGGGACTCCCTTGCCCGGCAGACCCAGTGGTTGAAGGAGCTGGCACTGGGCTTCGGGGCCCACCTAGACTGGCCTG GCCATATGCCGTGCAGTGAGGTGATGTCATCTAGCCTGTCTCTCCACCGCTCTGTGGCACGCTGCGAGGCGGGGCGTGTTttgctggtggaggaggagcctCAGGGCACAGGCAGTCCAGAGGAGGGAGTGTTCCGGAAGGCCGTGACGGTGCTCATGTGCGCCTCCTACAGGAACCAGGCCCTGCACGTGTTTGTGCGGCCCGCTGTGCTGGCAGTGGCCATGCGCACGGCAGCCTCGTccaggagag AGGACATCTTCACTTGCTTCAGATTCCTTCAGGAAGTATTTTCTAATGAATTCATCTTCATCCCaggcaggggaggagag GACTTTGAGGAGGCTTGCTCCTTGCTGAAGAAGTGTGGAGCCGTCCAAATCATGGACCAAGACAtcacagtgatggagggaggACACTCCACTATGGCCTTCCTCAGAGCAATATTGGAGCCTTATGTTGAAGCATACCAG GTTGTTTTCAGATACCTGTGTGATGAGAGTTCACCGGTCTTCACAGAGAAGGAGTTTGTCCCTGCGGTCCGCAGCCACGCCCTCAAGCTCATGCTCTCAG GAGCGCTGGAGTCATATGACGTTCTctcatcagacacacagaaaaatgtattgacCGCATTGTTGAGGTTAGACGCTGTTACAAAATCAAGAAG AGCTGAGAAAATGGAATTCAGAGTCAACAAGGCAGTCATAAACAGGATAGGTGATACACTAG CTGGTCGAATCACTCCTCCAACAGCTTCTCACTCAAGACTTTAG